ATATGCAAAGCGATACGATACGATGGTGCACGGAGCCTGCAGcttggagcaggagcaggagctggagctggagcagttGCCTTATGGCAACAGATGTTGCATCTTTGTTGAAAAGCAGCCAATTTGGAGAGCACCGAAGCCGAAGATAGACATGGCAGAGtgacaaaaatttaatatgaaaACCCGGGCCGGGGAAACAGACTCAGCGCACGAAAAAAACACAAGtgaaaaaggaaaatacaaCGAAAATCGCCGGGCGAGAGCGAAATAAACGGCAAAATAATCGGCGCACAATGCATTGGCAGTGAGCCAGCGGTTGGGCTGGTCGGGGGAAAATGGGCGGAAAAGCGGTTGGAAAAGCCCCCGCTGTCTGTGTTTGCTATCGATGAAATTGTGGTCGCGACACGGACGGGCGATAAAGCCGCTTGCCAGGACGAGCAGCCATGAAATGGGCGTTACAAACGAGGACATGGCAGGACAGGTGGAATTTTGCAGCTGGGACTGTAGGTCACGGCAGGACatgtaaaaattaattaagcccGCCCACCGTCCACGAAACTAATTGAGAATATAAAGCAAATTGCCCGCCCATTCGGCACGAGtcgaaaaattcaatttggattGGCTCCGCTGAACCAGTTTCTCGATCCCGGACCCTATCGATTGGCTTTGTCTCCTCAAATGTCCGCACAAAACTTTCAATTACAGCCTAGTGTCAAAgatcaacaaacaaacagccgATGAGATGCGATGGCTAAGGGACCGGGGGGGTCCTTTGGTGGAAAACCGATGCCTGgggcaaacatttcaatttgcctGCCTGCCAGCTgacaaaagccaaacaacGCCGTGGAAAAAAGAGGCGAAAAATCGAGTGTGGATTGGCCCACAAATCGGACAAATAGCGGAAAAAATAGTGCCAGCTAAACTGAAGAGCTGCATCAGCCTTTTCATATCCTGTGCGAACGGATGTGACAGTGAGCaccaaatggcaaatggcgaCTAGAATGGAACTCGATGCCCAAAGCCCGGCCCACCGACTTCGGTGGAGGGGATTAGGCCAGTTTCCAGTTGCATCTCACCCAGCAAGACTATCCATGCCTGGAGCGGAATATTAGTTTACAGCGCTTTATTTAGACATGGCCGAAATTCCGGAGCGTTTTTCacggcagcagctgctggctGGCAAATCGAAATGGCTAAAAAAACCTTATCGAACGACGCTTGCCATATTTGTTTACCCCTGCATTGTGGCATGTGTGAGCTATTATGGCCAAATGAACAAACTGTGGCccaaaacatggccaaaacccaaaacaatGAATGCCAAAACCCAGGCGCTTGCTGAATAAATCGCATTTTACCCTAGATTTAAGCTTTCAATTGAATACAatggaatttatttattgctgtGGCcgattaaaaatataatgtCATTACTTAACTTAAAATAATACAAGGAAATGAAACGCATAAGTAATAAACATATTGTAAAATTATTGCTAGATATTTAAGATTTCTTTAAAGAATTTATAAACTTAAATCTTTGCACAGAAATCTCATTTAAACACTCCAAAGTATCCAATAACATTTGTCACACAAGAATATTTCAACTTAAAAtagtttcaattaaatacaaaaaccaAGTGACAAGCTGCAGACCGCAAAGGGTATCAACTGATCCATGTGTTGgccaataaacatttaatattcaCATTTTCCAATATTTACTTGTTGGTCATTTTAAAGTGcaacaatatttgtataatataAACAACTTTTTTGCGAGCTACATTTTGATTTACAGCatcaaaataaacacaaataaggGCCCACAAAATATTGGTATTCGTGGATATCGAGATATATTGGTATATGTATGGCAAAGGGCTGATTCAGCATcgatttattttcctttcggTGCAATATGCATGCGTGGCAGCACTTTTTGTGCAAGCAGCCAAATCAGTTTATTGGCgcataaaattgaattaaaacgTGGCTAAAATGGGGGCATGGCGACCAcagggcgtatgagcaatCGTGATACCAGCAACTTGGGCTTCCACCATTCAAGCAGCTTTTCTAAGAAAACGCTTATCTATCTTGTTGGCTAAAAACTCATTAAGGTGGTCAAAGGACAAAGGACGAGCCAGAACAAAGCACATTCCAGTCGCATTTTATGTCTTtttcgtttaattaaaatccacTGACAAGTTTGCATAGATCTATcttaatacaaatatacatatttcgtAAACGAATTCACCAGTAAAGCAACAGCAAATAAAAGGGGCCCAGACTGAGCACCATCAGCGGTACCATCATAATACCAAATAGACGCCAGTTCTGGAGGAGATCAAGGGATTAGGATAGGTACTTTCTTGTCATTGGACACATCTTTTAACGTTTAAGTTTAAGTGTAATGCTTTCACATCCGCCACTACTAATTAGTAGTCACTTGATAGTGCTACGAAAAGTTACCCATGGAGCACTTACATCGTGGAACTGCCTGGACACCTGGCCATCCATGTCCAGGCTGCTCCGACAGATTGGGCAACGCTTGGCCACCCAGTTGCGAGCTTCCCTGTACAGTGCTAAACAGCTTTTGCAGAACGCATGATTGCAGTGCAGCTTCTCTGGATTCTGTATGCGATCCAGGCAAAAGGCACACATATCCGGCTGATCCCCATCCTTAATCGTATCGAACAACGATGGATGATCGCCGTTCTCACTGGAGTAGTCGCTCCGCAGACCAAAGTTCGTCGCATCGAGGCCCTGCTGTACCATTATGCCCGTTCGATTCTCTATGTCTAGTCTTCTAAATGTTATGTCTTTcaatgtattgtatatgtgGCGATCGTGTAATAGTGTCTTCGTGTCTgggtattttgttttcaatttatttatgtgatTTCAGTTGGGTGGTTATTTTTGTAGAACTAAAAATTTAGATAACACCCCCATGCCGGAAAAAGGGATTGACAGGTGGGGCAAAGCGGGCGCCGCCACGattaaactttaattaaaatgaacgACGATAAATCTGACCGGAAAACACCTTAAGCTTCTTCGCCggccaataaaatttaattatatcaaCGCCGAGCGCCAGGCATCGAATGCAATTAGTAGTCGACTTGTACAACTCAATTAGAAGAGAGTCTGGCCGGGATGGGATGAGATGGCATGGTATGGGCTTGGATTGGATGGCATGGGATGGCATGAGCTGAAGTGGAAGCCATGTGTCGCGTGGCTCGGCTCATCCTTTGGCTGATTTTTACGGAGGACAACGCTTTGCACTTTGGGGCAAACGACCGCAGACGCAGACGACAAAAATCGAACTTTGCAACTACTTGCAAGGAGCGAGGAAGCTAAATGACAAGACGCCGGCGATTACTCCAACAgggtttttaattaagcccGGCACTAAAAGTCACATCAGTCGAGGACAAGAAACCCATCCctcgcaggacgaaggacgtcCCAACAAGCAGCTGACAAATTGAATCACTGGCGTCAGTTGCTCTGCAATTTAACAGTCGGTAACAAGCACATATTATTAACGCCGGCCAATTAGGTGGCCATATAAACCAACTATCCGGCATTTGCATCCTCAACTTGATTAAAAAGTTGCCAGTTCCAGTTGCCAGTCGCCATTGAAGCCAACTTGATTGTTTATTGTTCGGTGGGGAAAAGTTTTGCTCGGCAAATTGTTAAATTCTCAACTCGAATTAATTTGCCAGAGTTTCTTTAATTATGTTTATAGATGCCCGAGCAATTGTTAAGACACATCTACAGACCAGCCCCACCCACTTGCCAACTTTCCCCATTTCCTGATGCTCCACTTCTGCGAGCAGGTACTCAAATCCATACAGTCAGTCGGAAAAGTCAGAAAAGCcggaaaatgcggaaaagtCGGGAAAGACGCCCAAAGACAAACGGCATCAATCTGGAAAACTTAGCAATGAGGCGGGCTCTGAACTTTATCTTTAGATtcgttttgttattatttgccTAAAGAATTAAAAGGAAATCAAGGCAAATGTTGGTGGAAGCAACGTAAGAACTAAGagaacttttaaaataaatactacatgaaaaatgtgaagaaaatttgtcaataagAAATCGGCCATAAAAGATCCAACAGTATTGATAGAATCAAAATTGTGTTCTTTTGAATGAAACTTATATAAATAAGCAAAGCAATTTAAGtttctaaaatatttacaacCCATGAATATTAATGGCAACTACGATTCGAACTGAAACTTAAATGGAAGCAAACCAAAGCCACTTAAACAACAGATCCTAATAGGTCCAAGTTGTAGTAATAAAGTAGAATAACCATAAAACCAAATATACTCAGAGCAATTCTCGCACAGTCATTCCTGAGAACGGCAACTTAATTAGAGCTGTATAGAAATCTGACAAGTCTTCGTTCTGATTTAATACTTGCAAAACTGTTCGCTTTTTTGTTCCTTCTATTTTCGGGTAAATCCTTTGGGCAATAGTACCCCCGAGTTTCCGCTAGATGACGCTGCACTCGTTGCCATTGCTACTCTCGCTAATGAGCTTTGTTACCGGAAACGCGGACCGACAGCGAAACACAGCAGAGCAGAGCTCATTTATGCTAAGCTTTTTGTGCATTTAGACCGCAAAACAAGGACACCGACCGACAAACAACTGTATCTATGGCTTAATGGGTTAACGTGACACCGAATGAATCATGGAGTCGAGCTGGGGCCCAACTGGCATTAGTGGGTTAATGTTTTAGCTGCAGAACGGGAACGGAAACGAAacggaagcggaaacggatGTTGCCTGTCCAGATTTCCGCCTCGAGGCGATTTCTCTGGCAATATTCTCTAATTTAATGAGAGCCTGCTTATTTTGCAATTAGCCAAAGTTGTGCACCTTGTGCCTTGCCTACGATTGCCTGAAACGAAATGTAGCTGCGACTAATTAGCAGAAATGTCTAGTAAATTGTAGtgaattatgaaaattgcatttgtagGTGTTGCAAATGAAACGGCGTCTCAGTGCGAAGGATGCGGAGATCTTATGCTGGCATTGAGTGGCCTTATTTTGGCATATAATGACTGTCGAGcagaagctgcagcagcagcagcgcagcaATTGGAAAGGCCTCAGACAATGGGCACAAAAGGCCATTTACTCGCTTTTGGGCGTGTACAGAGGCCTTCAGCCACTTCATGTTACCCGGCACCACCATTGCATTGCAGCTCACTTCACCTGGCCACCACCTCCTTCATCacgaccaccaccaccatcatcctTATGTGCAGGTGAATGCATTGCATGTGCCCAACCACCGCCCACTTGTCTTTTTGTGCGCCCCTCAAGAAAGAGCGGTAATTCAGCTAAAATGCACTCAGGCCGGCTTTGTTAACCCGGCTCacagttgctgttgttgcggcAGCCGGGAAGgtccttgctgctgctgtgaaATAATTGGAAAGTAGGTTGCACATTTAGTTGCATTGTCTGTGGCCCTGCCCATacccatatccatatccatatccataccATACACACCCGTACCCATACCCCGTGTACCATTTCCAAATTCCCATGCAAGGCGACCCAGTTACCATAAATCAACTGGCCGATGGCGAGCAATTTGTCGGTCGATTTGCAACATTAACAGCCCAGGCCTTCTCATAAATTAAGTTAATATTTTTGCATCTTGGCCCTGAGAGCGGGTAGCCAAGTGGAAAGCCTGTGATATCAACGACTCGTTCgacaattcaattgaaaaacTGGCAAATACATTGCCGATGGCCCGAACTAAAAGATTGTTGACAGCTCGTtacagcaactgcagcagcaacaacaacagactTTTGGGCAATGAAAACTATGCAAATGACATGCAATGGCTGGGAAAACTTTGAAAAGCTAGCACAGACCGGGAAAACTGCAGGGGATGAGGAGGGGTGGATGGTTGAAAAGTCGGAGGAAAGGCCTTAGGATAACTGAGGACCGAGAGATGGAAGTCTACGCTATATACAcatctatatgtatgtatatgtttatCTAGTTTTTGGGCGAATTGCATTATGCAAAGTTGAGCGATTTGGGATTGCTTTAATAGATAAGCAATATGCCGGCGCTGGCTGGCTTGTTTTTGGTGAGCATATAAATTGGGATTTATGTAgccatacgtacatacatacatatatctgtgTGCGATAAACGGCACAAATTAGAGTGCCGAAGGGAAAAGCGGAGACAGCAAATCATCGGTGGCAGATTGCTCTAAGGGAAACCGGAAAATTGCTCGAAAATGCCTTCAAGATACAGGATATATTTCTGGGCTCTATCTTGGGCGCTATCCTGTGAGTATAGAACTTAATTGtgaagcaaaataaaataacttaaGCTTGCCAAGATGAACAATTTGATGCGGCGAAATCTTGCAAGCCAGACACGATTTTGTAAAAATTCATCATATTCTTtatattattcatatttaaGTTCTTTCTCCGTCGTCCTTTTGAGGGTACTCCCACGCCCACTACAAACTTTAATCATAAAACAAGAAGAAACCACGAAACAGTTCCCAACACTTTCAGCAACTTGAGGACGGGGACAGGACAGGACAGGACTTCTCTGGACATTCTCGCTGAGCTCCACTACCACCACTACCAAGAGCACCGACACCACTCGACGCTGCATTAATTCCTACCttttataatgcaaaaatGGAAGAAATAAGGTGCACTTACGCCGCCCAAAAACCCAACTCAACCCAAGCTAGTCCTGTTCCTTGGAAAACGGAGCAAAGGAAGCATAAAGCAAAGCAAATTCCAAGCATGCCATGGAGATGGCGACTACGTCGAGGACTTGCACTCAACAAGGACGAccatgacgacgacgacgacgacgacgaggacgtCAAGAGCAgtccaaaatattaaaaaaaaggaccCCGCTCACACAGTGAAAATGGTTCGTAGCCAGCGCTTTTTGTTCgaggcaaaaacaaaggccCATCGCCGGTCTTGTGCTGTTGAAAATCCCTTGTTTAAAGTAAAGTTGCTCCACCTAATTGTGAAAATGAGCGAACGTGGATCACTCTGGCTCGCCTACAGTTGCTTACGAAATTGAGTGCCTGGTGGTGGCGTACTTATCCCGGCTACTGTATACGCTCCCAGTAAAATcaacaagcaacaacaattgccaTTGCACTTCAGCAACGAGCACTAAGTTCACTTTATTATTGCAAACTCGGCGAAGTCACTTCCTTTGGCTTTTTCACTCTAccacacatttttattttgacttCCAGTTTCTGTCTTCTGTTTGCTGCTCCAGCATTTTCCCCAAGCTAAgcaaacacatttttttttttatttaacagtACAGGTgtgcgaaatggaaaatggcttAAACGCATAGTAAATTATCTGCTAATGAGATCGGAATTCGCATCTCTGAATGCAAAAGCAATTTTCACAGCATAAATACGACACTGGGAAAGCTTCTAAGCTGGAGGAGTACTTGGCCAAGGATAAGACGAGATGctgtcaaaaattcaatatgTCAGACGAGTGTATTTGCAATCATAACACAAGCAGTCGAGAAATGCAATTTCCACAGGACCCTTGAAGCCGAAGGACTTGCATGCATACACATGCTACGAAAATTAGTTCAATCTCCAGTGAAGAGTTTTGATATTTATGCCTTTGCACATGGATATCGATATGTCATGGCCCTTGATTGGGTGAATTAGAGATATAACTGACACAGAATAAGCCAGGATGCATTTTCGCATTGCAATTTAATAGATAAATACTGTGAAATCTCCGGAGAAGAGTTTTTGATTACTTAGAGATCTGCTTTAACCAAGCCACTGAAGTGTGATTGCCTAATTAAGATGAAATCTATGGAAAATCATCTAAATTTAATAGCCAAAAGCTCCATGGAATAATGTGCTGCATCAGCAGACTCCAATGGTTCGTTCGCAGCGAAAGCGTGTGCATAtgcacattacgtatacgccagcGCGACCACAGAAACTCCCGCTGTGTGTGCGGTTTTGTTTGACTGCCACCAGGTGGCACCTGCCCCACTATCCACTATCCGCAAGCCACTCCCTCTTCCAGCACACCCCCAAGTTAATATTTTCTGCATAAGAAATGCTGCATAACTCACGGCAGCCGTGTGTAATTGCTGGCCAGGAGTGCGTGCTCTGGACTTCTCGGGCTCGAACCACACATGAGTGACCACCCCGCTTGGTAAATCCTCGGAAAAGCCCCTGCAAATATGCCAAGTTTACCTTGGTCAGCAAGTGTCGCTGGCGTTAACATATGCCTACACCCTTCTCCAAATAGAACAAAACCAAGTGCCAAGTGTACATAGCGTCTAATTACAGAAGACGACCGATTTTTTATCATTAAAAGCGGCGTAAAAATAGAGTGGAAAAAAAGTAGTAGCGAGGAGACCTAGCTAAAATTGTGGCAATTACGTGGGGAGAGCAAAGAAAAAAGTTTTCCCCACTGCGAGCTGGAAAAACATTTGAAAGCAGAGGGCGAAGCGCACGAACGCACGaataattaacaaaatttGCACTTTATCGCAGGATGCAGGACGCAGGGCGCAAACTTTAACGAGCAAACGCGAGGGTCCTTGGTCCTTAGTCCTGCCGCAGTATTTTTTCCCTGCCTTTTCTTCTGGTTTTCCCtccgcttgtgtgtgtgtgtgtgtgtttattttcctCGCTTGGCATATGACGGAAGCTGATTTGAGGCAAACACAGTAACACATTTAGCTGGCAAACATGTTGGTGTAGCCGGTATGGcatggttgctgctgctg
The sequence above is drawn from the Drosophila melanogaster chromosome 2R genome and encodes:
- the CG17048 gene encoding uncharacterized protein, isoform A; translated protein: MVQQGLDATNFGLRSDYSSENGDHPSLFDTIKDGDQPDMCAFCLDRIQNPEKLHCNHAFCKSCLALYREARNWVAKRCPICRSSLDMDGQVSRQFHDNWRLFGIMMVPLMVLSLGPFYLLLLYW